A section of the Scyliorhinus torazame isolate Kashiwa2021f chromosome 21, sScyTor2.1, whole genome shotgun sequence genome encodes:
- the phb gene encoding prohibitin 1 produces MAGKVLETVGKFGLGLAIVGGVVNSALFNVDAGHRAVIFDRFRGVQNKVSGEGTHFLIPWVQRPIIFDCRSRPRNVPVITGSKDLQNVNITLRILFRPMSDQLPRIYTTIGEDYDERVLPSITTEILKSVVARFDAGELITQRELVSRQVSEDLTERASAFGLVLDDVSLTHLTFGKEFTEAVELKQVAQQEAERARFVVEMAEQHKKAAVISAEGDSKAAELIANSLSKFGDGLIELRKLEAAEDIAFQLSRSRNVTYLPSGQSTLLQLPTH; encoded by the exons ATGGCCGGCAAGGTCTTGGAAACCGTCGGCAAGTTTGGCCTCGGGCTGGCCATCGTCGGAGGAGTCGTCAATTCGGCGCTGTTTAATG TTGATGCTGGACACAGAGCGGTGATATTTGATCGATTTCGTGGTGTTCAAAATAAAGTTAGTGGAGAAGGCACCCACTTCCTTATTCCGTGGGTACAGAGACCAATCATCTTTGACTGTCGGTCACGGCCACGTAATGTTCCAGTTATCACAGGTAGTAAAG ATTTGCAGAATGTAAATATTACACTGCGTATCCTCTTCAGGCCAATGTCAGACCAACTACCTCGGATTTATACCACCATTGGTGAAGATTATGATGAGAGAGTACTGCCATCAATCACCACAGAAATCCTGAAGTCTGTTGTT GCCCGATTTGATGCTGGTGAATTGATCACTCAGAGAGAGCTGGTGTCCAGACAAGTTAGCGAGGATCTGACTGAGAGAGCTTCCGCTTTCGGACTCGTCCTGGATGATGTGTCACTG ACTCATTTAACCTTTGGTAAAGAGTTCACCGAGGCTGTCGAGCTCAAGCAGGTTGCCCAACAGGAAGCTGAGCGGGCTAGATTTGTTGTAGAAATG GCCGAGCAACATAAAAAAGCAGCAGTCATTTCTGCTGAAGGGGACTCCAAAGCTGCAGAGCTGATCGCTAACTCTCTGTCAAAGTTTGGGGATGGTCTGATTGAACTGAGAAAACTTGAAGCAGCAGAAGACATTGCCTTCCAACTCTCAAGATCCCGCAATGTAACCTATTTACCATCTGGTCAGTCGACACTACTCCAGCTACCCACTCATTAA